The Gemmatimonadota bacterium genome has a window encoding:
- a CDS encoding UDP-N-acetylglucosamine 1-carboxyvinyltransferase translates to MASLIVEGGKPLSGTVVPSGNKNAVLPILCATLLTDETVTIRNVPDITDVQKIVTFLEALGSRIDWDRDAGSLQVNNAGFHDDTGEVALPEGMRSALLLLPGLLHRTRSIRFANVKGCALGVREIDPHVDVLRALGGRIVSEDPIEFELNGRFRGDRIWQDYVSVTGTENFIMAAVLGEGKSTLVNAACEPNVQDLCHFLNTLGARIEGIGANVLHIQGVERLGGGTVEITPDHHEITTFLAVGAMTGGEVRVEQAIPHHFDLINRCFRKLGVTIEYEGDTALVRNGQPHRIENPFTSNILAKIEAAPWPYLPADLLPLMIPLAIRAEGSIMFWNKVYEGAFFWISELVKFGAHAVINDPHRIIVFGNRPLQPATVEAPYIIRAAVALYMTAASIPGTSVINGAESINRAHPNFVENLRALGAEVSWEGLEED, encoded by the coding sequence ATGGCCAGTCTGATCGTCGAAGGCGGTAAACCCCTCTCCGGCACGGTCGTTCCGTCCGGCAACAAGAACGCCGTGCTGCCCATTCTCTGCGCTACCCTGCTGACCGACGAGACGGTGACGATCCGGAACGTGCCGGACATCACCGACGTGCAGAAAATCGTCACGTTCCTCGAAGCCCTGGGCTCCCGGATCGACTGGGACCGGGACGCCGGTTCGCTTCAGGTCAACAACGCAGGATTCCATGACGACACGGGCGAGGTGGCCCTGCCGGAAGGCATGCGTTCCGCCCTGCTCCTCCTGCCCGGCCTGTTGCATCGGACCCGGTCCATCCGCTTCGCGAACGTCAAGGGATGCGCCCTTGGGGTGCGGGAGATCGACCCGCACGTGGACGTACTGCGCGCACTGGGGGGGCGTATCGTATCGGAAGATCCCATTGAATTCGAGCTGAACGGCCGGTTCAGGGGCGACCGGATCTGGCAGGATTACGTATCGGTGACCGGGACCGAGAACTTCATCATGGCCGCGGTCCTGGGCGAGGGCAAATCGACGCTGGTCAACGCGGCGTGCGAACCCAACGTGCAAGACCTGTGCCATTTCCTCAACACCCTCGGGGCGAGGATCGAGGGCATCGGTGCGAATGTCCTGCACATCCAGGGCGTGGAACGTCTCGGCGGCGGCACGGTGGAGATCACGCCCGATCATCACGAGATCACGACGTTTCTGGCCGTGGGCGCCATGACGGGCGGCGAAGTGCGGGTCGAGCAGGCCATACCCCACCATTTCGACCTGATCAACCGCTGCTTCAGGAAACTGGGCGTAACCATCGAATACGAAGGCGATACCGCGCTGGTGCGGAACGGCCAGCCACACCGGATCGAGAACCCCTTCACGTCCAATATCCTGGCCAAGATCGAGGCCGCGCCCTGGCCCTACCTGCCCGCCGACCTCCTGCCCCTGATGATCCCCCTGGCCATCCGGGCCGAAGGATCGATCATGTTCTGGAACAAGGTATACGAAGGCGCCTTCTTCTGGATCTCGGAACTGGTCAAATTCGGTGCCCACGCGGTCATCAACGACCCCCACCGCATCATCGTCTTCGGTAACCGTCCCCTTCAGCCGGCCACCGTGGAGGCGCCCTACATCATCCGGGCGGCCGTGGCCCTGTACATGACCGCCGCGAGCATCCCGGGCACCAGCGTCATCAACGGCGCGGAGTCCATCAACCGGGCCCATCCGAATTTCGTGGAGAACCTGCGCGCCCTGGGTGCGGAAGTGTCGTGGGAAGGGTTGGAAGAGGATTGA
- a CDS encoding D-cysteine desulfhydrase family protein — protein sequence MHQLPNLGAHLGGPELWIKRDDLTGLAGGGNKSRKLEFLVGDALRMGDDTLVTVGAIQSNHTRQTAAAAARCGLRCALLHCAWTRDAGPGYRHVGNILLSNILGAELYLDDRERSIEDKGPLEDLAEHLRRQGRNPYLIPGGASDHTLGSMGYVACAAEITRQSRDQGFKFDYVVHCTGSSSTQSGLVAGFAAMAAGTRVIGVSDDNEAEIKKTRVLRLANTTLETLALPQRVRPDDIEIVTATADPYGIANEEVFKGIQLLARSEGIMADPVYEGKAIHGLLKLAAEGRFEPDARILLMHLGGTPAVHAYAGQFPPVEFTRFEP from the coding sequence ATTCATCAACTCCCGAATCTCGGCGCGCACCTGGGAGGGCCGGAGCTTTGGATCAAGCGCGACGATCTGACCGGGCTGGCGGGTGGCGGCAACAAGTCGCGCAAGCTGGAGTTCCTGGTGGGCGACGCCCTGCGGATGGGCGACGATACCCTGGTCACGGTCGGTGCCATACAGTCGAACCACACCCGGCAGACGGCGGCCGCGGCAGCCCGGTGCGGGTTGCGGTGCGCGCTGCTGCATTGCGCCTGGACCAGAGATGCGGGACCCGGATACCGTCACGTGGGTAACATCCTGCTCAGCAATATCCTGGGCGCCGAACTCTACCTGGATGACCGCGAACGATCCATCGAGGACAAAGGTCCGCTTGAAGATCTGGCCGAACACCTGCGCCGGCAGGGACGCAATCCGTATCTCATCCCGGGCGGCGCTTCCGATCACACACTGGGCAGCATGGGCTATGTCGCCTGCGCCGCCGAGATCACGCGGCAGTCACGCGACCAGGGCTTTAAATTCGACTACGTGGTGCATTGCACGGGCAGCAGCAGCACGCAGTCGGGACTGGTCGCCGGTTTCGCGGCGATGGCAGCCGGTACGCGCGTGATCGGCGTGTCGGACGATAACGAGGCCGAGATCAAAAAGACGAGGGTACTCCGGCTTGCAAATACTACGCTGGAAACCCTGGCCCTGCCGCAGCGCGTCCGTCCCGACGACATCGAGATTGTCACCGCCACGGCCGATCCCTATGGTATCGCGAACGAAGAGGTGTTCAAGGGGATCCAGCTTCTCGCGCGCAGCGAGGGAATCATGGCCGATCCCGTCTACGAGGGGAAGGCAATACACGGCCTGCTCAAGCTGGCTGCTGAAGGACGGTTCGAACCGGACGCCCGGATACTGCTCATGCACCTGGGCGGCACCCCGGCGGTCCACGCCTATGCCGGACAGTTTCCCCCGGTGGAGTTTACGCGATTCGAGCCTTGA
- a CDS encoding aminotransferase class V-fold PLP-dependent enzyme encodes MSVSRREFMGVVSTAALAGAAGLACSDESNQAPADVSAAPPTGDDPLGVRADFPVAGDNLYLNTPYIGPSPQPAVDKTIEFLAAKSRDPVHLRAMLDEEEAVREKFSRLIRARIGEIGLVSSTSEGENIVVNSLDLKAGDNVVIDDLHYMTSLVMYSQLAETLGIETRIVRNVDGVASPDSFAEMVDENTKLVSVAWISNRNGYRHDLKALADVAHAQGAYLYADAVQGVGMVDLDVGPTGVDFLTTGSYKWLLGGFGVAPFYVRESVMDVVKPDRLGWRMVDERLPDYQYTLYTDARKFGYATPAFAAIYQLSGSLDYLLNVGTDRIEQHTVALAHRLHAGLTEQGFEVFTPPGNQSAIVSFNHGADQEVIEKQLNDASVWLSFRENNTQIRVGPAMFNNEQDIDAFLDITKGWRETAS; translated from the coding sequence ATGTCCGTATCGAGACGGGAGTTCATGGGCGTCGTGTCCACGGCCGCCCTCGCCGGCGCCGCCGGACTCGCATGCAGCGACGAATCGAACCAGGCCCCGGCGGATGTCAGCGCCGCGCCTCCCACCGGCGACGATCCGCTGGGCGTTCGCGCGGATTTTCCGGTCGCCGGCGATAACCTGTACCTGAATACACCGTACATCGGTCCGTCGCCCCAGCCTGCGGTGGACAAGACTATCGAGTTCCTCGCGGCCAAGTCCCGCGATCCGGTCCATTTGCGCGCCATGCTCGATGAAGAGGAAGCCGTGCGGGAGAAGTTTTCGCGCCTCATACGGGCCCGGATCGGGGAGATCGGCCTGGTGTCGTCCACCAGCGAAGGCGAGAACATCGTGGTCAACTCCCTGGACCTGAAGGCCGGGGACAACGTGGTGATCGACGATCTACACTACATGACTTCGCTCGTGATGTACAGTCAACTTGCCGAGACCCTGGGCATCGAAACGCGTATCGTCCGGAACGTGGACGGCGTGGCTTCGCCCGATTCCTTCGCCGAGATGGTGGACGAGAACACGAAGCTGGTCTCCGTGGCCTGGATATCCAACCGGAACGGCTATCGCCACGATCTGAAAGCCCTGGCGGACGTGGCTCACGCCCAGGGCGCCTACCTGTATGCGGACGCCGTACAGGGCGTGGGCATGGTCGATCTCGACGTCGGACCGACCGGGGTCGATTTCCTCACTACGGGATCCTACAAGTGGCTCCTCGGCGGTTTCGGCGTGGCGCCGTTTTACGTGCGGGAATCGGTAATGGACGTGGTGAAACCCGACCGCCTGGGATGGAGAATGGTGGACGAAAGGCTGCCCGACTACCAGTACACGCTATATACCGACGCCAGGAAGTTCGGATACGCCACGCCGGCCTTCGCGGCGATCTACCAGCTTTCCGGGTCGCTGGATTACCTGCTTAACGTGGGAACCGACCGAATCGAACAGCACACGGTCGCCCTGGCGCACCGCCTGCACGCCGGATTGACCGAGCAGGGGTTCGAGGTCTTCACGCCGCCCGGCAACCAGTCCGCCATCGTGTCCTTCAACCACGGCGCCGATCAGGAGGTGATCGAAAAGCAGCTCAACGACGCGAGCGTCTGGTTGTCCTTCCGGGAGAACAACACCCAGATCCGCGTGGGTCCCGCCATGTTCAACAACGAGCAGGACATCGACGCCTTTCTGGACATCACGAAGGGCTGGAGGGAGACCGCCAGCTAG
- a CDS encoding SMP-30/gluconolactonase/LRE family protein — protein sequence MSFRLAIPIIGLLLAVPLLAAPLQAQEADPPFGDPEFISPDARLEMVFNEGLALTESPAEGPDGMIYFSDITFTTSAGADGIEAGHIWRYDPDTGETTIFRSPSGMSNGLKFDAQDRLIAAEGADQGGRRVTRTDMETGKAYIIAHEYEGRPFNAPNDVAIDEQGRVYFSDPKYIGNESVEQPVMAVYRIDTDGSIHRIITDAGKPNGVVVSPDQQTLYVVSNDNGSIDLGKITLDIPVHKGRMALLAYDLHEDGSATFRSVLVDYLPDDGPDGLVVDVEGNLYVSERDMTRPGIAIRAPDGTEKAFIPTGVLPTNVGFGRGENSKILYITAGTGLYRIPVMKDGYHLPR from the coding sequence ATGTCCTTTCGCCTCGCTATTCCAATAATTGGCCTGTTGCTCGCCGTACCGTTGCTCGCAGCACCCCTCCAAGCCCAGGAAGCCGATCCGCCCTTCGGCGATCCGGAGTTCATCTCGCCCGACGCACGCCTGGAGATGGTGTTCAACGAGGGTCTCGCCCTGACCGAAAGTCCCGCCGAGGGCCCGGACGGGATGATCTACTTCAGCGACATCACCTTCACCACGTCGGCGGGTGCGGACGGCATCGAGGCCGGCCACATCTGGCGGTACGACCCCGATACGGGCGAGACCACCATATTCCGGTCGCCCAGCGGGATGTCCAACGGCCTCAAATTTGACGCCCAGGACCGGCTCATCGCCGCGGAGGGCGCCGACCAAGGCGGACGGCGGGTAACGCGGACGGACATGGAGACGGGCAAGGCCTACATCATCGCCCACGAGTATGAAGGGCGGCCCTTCAACGCCCCGAATGACGTAGCCATCGACGAGCAGGGACGGGTCTACTTCAGCGATCCCAAGTACATCGGCAACGAATCGGTGGAACAACCCGTAATGGCCGTGTACCGCATCGATACGGACGGGTCGATCCACCGGATCATCACCGACGCGGGCAAGCCGAACGGCGTGGTGGTCTCTCCCGACCAGCAGACTCTCTACGTGGTCAGCAACGACAACGGTTCCATCGACCTGGGCAAGATCACCCTCGACATCCCCGTGCACAAGGGACGCATGGCCCTGCTGGCCTACGACCTGCACGAGGACGGGTCCGCCACGTTCCGGAGCGTTCTCGTGGACTACCTGCCCGACGACGGGCCCGACGGCCTGGTCGTCGACGTCGAAGGCAACCTGTACGTGTCCGAGCGCGACATGACCCGGCCGGGCATCGCCATACGCGCGCCGGACGGGACCGAAAAGGCCTTCATCCCCACCGGCGTGCTGCCTACCAACGTGGGCTTCGGCCGCGGCGAGAACAGCAAGATCCTGTACATCACCGCGGGTACCGGGCTCTACCGGATCCCCGTGATGAAGGACGGCTACCATCTTCCACGGTAG
- a CDS encoding FtsX-like permease family protein, whose protein sequence is MLKNYMTVVLRHLLKYKGYSAINVLGLAIGMASCVLIMLYVQDELSYDGFHEKSDRIYRLVESATVAGRPVEAAVTPPPWAPALATDYPGIEAYTRIKPPNSRWLIRYDDKRFYERYFIFADSSVFDVFTLPLVQGKAETALAEPHTVVLSQSMADKYFGNENPIGKVITGDGRYEFTITGIMKDMPANSHFHADFLASYASLAPHRLYGEPSSMQGNAFNHTLYTYFLLEDGYGPETLERELPGFLDRYLGELLQSIGIVATPYLQPITDIHLHSRLEGEIAPNSDIRYVYIFSSLAVFLLLIACVNFMNLSTARSARRAQEVGIRKVLGAQRQQLIKQFVGESVLYAVIALVFALGLVHLLLPQFNALSGKSLVMDYHSTWLAPVLVGIALFTGIVAGGYPAFVLSSFRPVAVLTGALKAGASGSLLRKVLISFQFIVSIVMIVGTVVIHDQLAYMQNKKLGFDKDHLVVVRLPDEDAIKGYPAYKNEALQYPEIVNVSSATSVPGSPPSLNLVTPEGVQEDESPLYQMIWTDYDFVETMDINLVSGRSFSREFGSDSTACLINEAAVRALGWENPIGKTYRITGASDDEPMLSVIGVMEDFHNQSLHQPIEPLMIQVIQEPSAFMVIRIQGSNGSRGLEVIQEQWRRIYPGHPAMEYTFLEEDLEQLYQAEQRLSSVFVAGAVLSILIACLGLLGLSSFMAEQRTREIGVRKVLGATITNVILLLSRDFTKLVLLAFVVGAPTSYYVIQAWLEGFPYRIEPGPEVFFLAGLAALLIAWLTVGYQAFKAATANPADAVHAE, encoded by the coding sequence TTGCTTAAAAACTACATGACTGTCGTATTAAGACATCTGCTGAAATACAAGGGCTATTCGGCGATCAACGTCCTGGGGCTGGCCATCGGTATGGCCAGCTGTGTGCTGATCATGCTCTACGTGCAGGACGAACTCAGCTACGACGGGTTTCATGAAAAGAGCGACCGGATATACCGTCTGGTGGAATCGGCGACGGTGGCGGGCAGGCCTGTCGAGGCCGCGGTCACGCCCCCGCCCTGGGCTCCGGCACTCGCGACGGACTATCCTGGGATCGAAGCGTACACCCGGATCAAGCCGCCGAATTCCCGCTGGCTGATCCGGTATGATGACAAGCGGTTCTACGAGCGGTACTTCATTTTCGCGGATTCATCGGTTTTCGATGTTTTCACGCTCCCTCTCGTCCAGGGCAAAGCCGAAACGGCCTTGGCCGAACCTCATACCGTGGTACTGTCGCAATCCATGGCGGACAAGTACTTCGGGAATGAAAATCCGATCGGCAAGGTGATTACCGGGGATGGCCGCTATGAGTTTACGATCACAGGCATCATGAAGGACATGCCGGCGAACTCGCACTTCCACGCCGACTTCCTGGCTTCCTACGCCTCGCTGGCGCCACACAGGCTTTACGGTGAGCCTTCCTCGATGCAGGGGAACGCATTCAACCATACGCTGTACACCTATTTTCTGCTGGAAGACGGTTACGGGCCCGAAACCCTTGAAAGAGAACTCCCCGGTTTTCTGGACAGATACCTGGGTGAATTGTTGCAATCCATCGGCATTGTGGCCACACCCTACCTGCAGCCAATCACGGATATCCATCTGCATTCCCGCCTGGAAGGTGAAATCGCGCCAAACAGCGATATCCGTTACGTGTACATCTTCTCTTCGCTGGCCGTGTTTCTCCTCCTGATCGCATGCGTCAATTTCATGAACCTGTCCACGGCCCGTTCCGCCCGCAGGGCACAGGAAGTGGGCATTCGAAAAGTTCTCGGCGCCCAGCGGCAACAACTGATCAAGCAGTTCGTGGGAGAATCCGTACTGTATGCCGTGATCGCGCTCGTCTTTGCGCTGGGACTGGTTCACCTGCTTCTGCCGCAGTTCAACGCGCTTTCCGGCAAGTCGCTGGTGATGGACTACCATTCCACGTGGCTGGCGCCTGTGCTGGTGGGCATCGCCCTGTTTACGGGCATCGTCGCGGGAGGCTATCCCGCCTTCGTCCTCTCTTCCTTCAGGCCGGTGGCCGTGCTGACGGGCGCGCTGAAAGCGGGCGCTTCCGGTTCACTGCTGCGAAAGGTACTGATCTCTTTCCAGTTTATCGTCTCCATCGTCATGATCGTCGGAACGGTCGTGATCCACGATCAGTTAGCGTATATGCAGAACAAGAAACTGGGCTTCGACAAAGATCACCTGGTGGTCGTTCGTTTGCCGGATGAAGATGCCATCAAGGGGTATCCGGCCTACAAAAACGAAGCCCTGCAGTATCCTGAAATCGTGAACGTGAGTTCTGCGACCAGCGTGCCCGGCAGTCCGCCCAGTCTCAATCTGGTTACGCCGGAAGGCGTGCAGGAGGATGAGAGTCCGCTTTACCAGATGATCTGGACGGACTACGACTTTGTGGAAACCATGGATATCAATTTGGTGTCGGGCCGGTCGTTTTCCCGTGAATTCGGCTCGGACTCCACCGCCTGCCTGATCAACGAAGCAGCCGTGCGCGCCCTGGGTTGGGAGAACCCTATCGGCAAGACCTACAGGATTACGGGCGCTTCCGACGACGAGCCTATGCTGAGCGTCATCGGCGTCATGGAGGATTTCCACAACCAGTCGTTGCACCAGCCCATCGAACCGCTGATGATACAGGTGATCCAGGAACCATCCGCGTTCATGGTAATACGGATACAGGGAAGCAACGGTTCACGCGGACTGGAGGTGATTCAGGAACAGTGGCGACGGATCTATCCCGGCCATCCCGCCATGGAGTATACCTTTCTCGAAGAAGACCTGGAGCAGCTCTACCAGGCCGAACAACGATTGAGTTCCGTGTTCGTTGCCGGCGCCGTCCTTTCCATACTCATCGCCTGCCTGGGACTGTTGGGCCTCTCGTCCTTCATGGCCGAACAGCGGACCCGGGAGATCGGGGTTCGCAAGGTCCTCGGCGCCACGATTACCAACGTGATCCTGCTGTTGTCCAGGGACTTTACGAAGCTGGTCCTGCTGGCATTCGTAGTCGGCGCGCCGACGAGTTACTATGTCATACAGGCCTGGCTCGAGGGTTTCCCCTACCGTATCGAGCCGGGACCGGAGGTGTTCTTCTTAGCGGGCCTCGCCGCGTTGTTGATTGCCTGGCTGACCGTTGGATACCAGGCTTTTAAAGCCGCGACCGCTAACCCGGCGGACGCGGTTCACGCAGAGTGA
- a CDS encoding FtsX-like permease family protein, whose translation MIRNYLTVALRNLLRHKGYSAINVLGLAIGMASCVLILLYVQDELAFDQHHEKKDRIYRIAESATITGRAIEAAVTPPPWAPVLARDYPEIESYTRIKPPGSRWLIRYEENRFYERYFIFADSSVFDIFTIPLVQGNPATALVEPHTVVLSESMADKYFGDENPIGNVITGDDLYEFTVTGIMGDMPRTSHFHFDFLASFATLAPNQLYYSDPDDIQNGGFNHDLYTYLLLREGATREEMESRFRPFLDKYLGEVLQSAGIEANPYLQPLTEIYLHSNIEAELRPNSDIRYVYIFTSLAVFILVIACVNFMNLSTARSARRAQEVGIRKVLGAQRIQLIRQFIGESVLLALLALVIALALVHLLLPQFNLLSGKDLVMDYGSTWLVPALAAITLFVGFAAGGYPAFLLSSFRPVAVLTGALKSGASHSILRKVLITFQFSVSILMMVGTGVVLSQLEFMQNKRLGFESEHLAVVRMPDEAALRGYGAYKNAVLQYPEILKVSTSSSVPGAQTSLNLLTPEGMPPDQSPVFQTIWGDFDFAETMAFELAAGRTFDTAFATDSSACLINETAVRALGWEEPIDKTFRFAGSPETAPSHRVIGVMRDFHQHSLRQPIEPLMILFNAPGPYLVIRMRGEDPRRGMEILQDQWRQTYPNHPAMEISFLDANLEQLYSAEERLGSVFIAGAALSMLIACLGLLGLSSYMAEQRTREIGIRKVLGATISNVIVLLSGDFTKLVLLAFVIGAPVGYLAMGAWLEDFPYRVELGFGVFVLAGLVALIISWLTVGYQAFKAATANPADAVHGE comes from the coding sequence ATGATCCGAAACTACCTGACCGTCGCCTTACGAAACCTGCTCAGGCACAAGGGTTATTCGGCCATCAACGTCCTCGGGCTGGCCATCGGCATGGCAAGCTGCGTGCTGATCCTGCTCTACGTGCAGGACGAACTCGCCTTCGACCAGCATCATGAGAAAAAAGACCGGATCTACCGCATCGCGGAATCCGCCACGATCACGGGCCGGGCGATCGAAGCGGCCGTCACGCCCCCGCCTTGGGCGCCGGTCCTCGCGCGGGACTATCCGGAAATCGAGTCCTACACCCGGATCAAGCCACCGGGATCCCGCTGGCTCATCCGGTACGAGGAGAATCGATTCTACGAGCGGTACTTCATTTTCGCGGACTCGTCGGTCTTCGACATCTTCACCATCCCCCTCGTACAGGGCAACCCCGCGACCGCCCTGGTCGAACCGCATACCGTGGTGCTGTCCGAGTCCATGGCCGACAAGTACTTCGGAGACGAGAACCCGATCGGGAATGTGATCACGGGGGACGACCTCTACGAATTCACCGTGACGGGCATCATGGGGGACATGCCGCGGACTTCCCACTTCCATTTCGATTTCCTGGCTTCCTTCGCCACGCTGGCGCCGAACCAACTTTACTACAGCGATCCGGACGACATTCAGAATGGCGGGTTCAACCACGACCTGTACACCTATCTGCTGCTTCGGGAAGGCGCCACGCGCGAGGAAATGGAATCCAGGTTCCGCCCGTTCCTGGACAAGTACCTCGGTGAAGTGCTCCAATCCGCAGGCATTGAAGCCAACCCCTACCTGCAGCCGCTCACGGAGATCTACCTCCATTCCAACATCGAAGCCGAGCTGCGGCCCAACAGCGATATCCGCTATGTCTATATCTTCACGTCCCTGGCCGTCTTCATTCTCGTCATCGCCTGCGTAAATTTCATGAACCTGTCCACCGCCCGGTCCGCCCGCAGGGCGCAGGAGGTCGGGATCCGGAAGGTCCTGGGCGCCCAGCGTATCCAGCTGATCCGGCAGTTCATCGGCGAATCGGTACTGCTCGCGCTGCTCGCGCTGGTCATCGCCCTCGCGCTGGTGCACCTGCTGCTTCCGCAATTCAACCTGCTGTCCGGCAAGGACCTGGTCATGGACTACGGGTCGACCTGGCTGGTTCCGGCCCTGGCGGCCATCACGCTTTTCGTGGGTTTCGCCGCCGGCGGATATCCCGCGTTCCTGCTCTCTTCCTTCAGGCCGGTGGCCGTGCTGACCGGCGCGCTGAAAAGCGGCGCCTCCCATTCGATCCTCAGGAAGGTGCTGATCACCTTCCAGTTCAGCGTATCGATCCTCATGATGGTGGGCACGGGAGTGGTCCTCAGCCAGCTGGAGTTCATGCAGAACAAGCGGCTGGGATTCGAAAGCGAGCACCTGGCGGTCGTCCGCATGCCGGATGAAGCGGCCCTCAGAGGATATGGGGCCTACAAGAACGCGGTGCTGCAGTATCCCGAGATCCTGAAGGTGAGCACTTCGAGCAGCGTACCGGGCGCGCAGACCAGCCTGAACCTGTTGACGCCCGAGGGGATGCCGCCCGACCAGAGCCCGGTATTCCAGACGATCTGGGGAGATTTCGACTTCGCGGAAACCATGGCGTTCGAGCTGGCCGCGGGACGTACGTTTGACACCGCCTTCGCCACCGATTCATCGGCCTGTCTGATCAACGAGACCGCGGTTCGAGCCCTGGGTTGGGAAGAGCCGATCGACAAGACCTTCCGGTTCGCGGGTTCACCGGAAACCGCCCCGTCGCACCGGGTGATCGGCGTCATGAGGGACTTCCACCAGCACTCGCTGCGCCAACCCATTGAACCCCTCATGATCCTGTTCAACGCGCCCGGTCCGTACTTGGTCATCCGGATGCGGGGAGAGGACCCACGGCGGGGCATGGAGATCCTGCAGGACCAGTGGCGGCAGACCTATCCGAACCACCCGGCCATGGAGATCTCGTTTCTCGACGCGAACCTCGAGCAACTGTACTCCGCCGAAGAACGGCTGGGCAGCGTCTTCATCGCCGGCGCCGCGCTTTCCATGCTGATCGCCTGCCTGGGTCTCCTGGGCCTTTCGTCCTACATGGCCGAACAGCGGACCCGGGAGATCGGGATCCGCAAGGTACTCGGCGCAACGATATCGAACGTGATCGTGCTATTGTCCGGGGACTTTACGAAACTGGTCCTGCTGGCCTTCGTGATCGGCGCCCCCGTGGGATACCTGGCCATGGGTGCTTGGCTCGAGGACTTCCCTTACCGCGTCGAACTGGGTTTCGGCGTTTTCGTACTGGCCGGTCTGGTCGCGCTGATCATTTCCTGGCTGACGGTGGGATACCAGGCGTTCAAGGCGGCCACGGCCAACCCGGCGGACGCGGTGCATGGGGAGTGA
- a CDS encoding aminotransferase class I/II-fold pyridoxal phosphate-dependent enzyme: MSDRKEASTTARPGLSSPRPGQSRSRPGFSRRGFLKGALAGAGAISFGSYEAAAQMVGGPSVRGWGVPPGLVRIDANENALGPSPRAVEAVLSLVTSINRYGQNPDLLGKLARRHGVPVVEWTDSPFAPVPDAWIAVGAGSSDLLFAIGHAYVREGTEVVESLPGFGFITRFAGVANAEPVRVPLLEGMKPDLDGLSAAVTDRTAMVVVTTPGNPTGQLTPMSQLRPFVESIPARALVLVDEAYIEFAENEADREGAASLVADHPNVIVTRTFSKVFGMAGMRVGYAVAQPEVIERIGRHRANTLTLLSTHAASAALDDTNHLRRSQELVSRGKRYFYEQLDAMGIEYAPSESSFVMMNMKTDVDELVRRLREEHNVLVGNARARWNIEGWIRVTAGLPEENEAFIAALKKVLVSS, encoded by the coding sequence ATGTCCGACAGAAAAGAAGCAAGTACCACGGCCAGGCCGGGGCTTTCGTCACCCAGGCCGGGGCAATCACGGTCCAGACCAGGGTTTTCGCGCCGGGGATTCCTGAAAGGGGCTCTTGCGGGTGCCGGTGCGATTTCGTTTGGCAGTTACGAGGCCGCGGCCCAGATGGTGGGCGGTCCTTCCGTACGTGGCTGGGGGGTGCCCCCGGGCCTGGTGCGCATCGACGCCAACGAGAACGCCCTGGGGCCGTCTCCCCGTGCCGTCGAGGCGGTGCTGTCCCTGGTGACCAGCATCAACCGGTACGGCCAGAACCCGGACCTGCTGGGCAAGCTCGCCCGCCGGCACGGCGTACCCGTGGTGGAGTGGACGGACAGTCCCTTCGCCCCGGTACCAGACGCGTGGATCGCGGTGGGCGCCGGGTCGTCGGATCTGCTGTTCGCCATCGGTCACGCTTACGTTCGCGAGGGCACGGAGGTCGTGGAAAGCCTGCCAGGCTTCGGTTTCATCACCCGATTCGCCGGCGTGGCCAACGCGGAACCGGTCCGGGTTCCCTTGCTGGAAGGGATGAAACCCGATCTGGACGGTCTCAGCGCGGCCGTGACTGACCGGACCGCCATGGTCGTTGTGACCACTCCCGGCAATCCCACGGGCCAGTTGACCCCCATGTCGCAGTTAAGGCCCTTCGTCGAATCGATCCCCGCGCGCGCGCTGGTCCTCGTCGATGAAGCCTATATCGAATTCGCGGAGAACGAGGCAGACCGCGAAGGCGCGGCGTCGCTGGTCGCGGATCACCCGAACGTCATCGTGACGCGCACCTTTTCCAAGGTCTTCGGCATGGCTGGCATGCGGGTGGGATACGCAGTCGCCCAACCGGAGGTGATCGAGCGGATCGGCCGCCACCGGGCTAACACGCTCACTCTGCTGTCCACGCACGCTGCATCGGCGGCCCTCGACGATACGAATCACCTGCGTCGGTCACAGGAACTGGTGAGCCGGGGGAAACGCTATTTCTACGAGCAGCTGGACGCCATGGGCATCGAATACGCGCCGAGCGAGTCGAGTTTCGTAATGATGAACATGAAGACGGACGTGGATGAACTCGTCCGCCGGCTGCGCGAGGAACACAACGTCCTGGTGGGCAACGCGAGGGCGCGCTGGAATATCGAAGGCTGGATCCGCGTCACCGCCGGCCTGCCCGAGGAGAACGAGGCCTTCATCGCGGCGCTGAAGAAGGTGCTGGTGAGCAGTTAG